Below is a genomic region from bacterium.
ATAGTTATCTTCGTTTTATTCATGTTCTTCAACTAACTGCATTTGTTTCAGCGTGGACAAGAAATCAATAAAATACCGCTCGAACGAATTTTGATCAACGTCGTATTTCGATATGATCAAACCGGTTATTTCATTCTGATTTTTACCTTGTTTTATCAATTCCAATATCTCCTGTCCAACAGGATTAAGAGAAAAGGAATCGCCTGTTGTTGGGTCAAAAACAAAACCCGACTCGCTTATTGCAACATTCTTCTTTAGGATCATGATAAGTTATCCTTTGAATAAAGTAATCAATGTTTTAACGCCGACGCCAACCGCTCCAGGCAGGAAATCCGTTATCGTCTCTGAGTTTCAACGTATCGTCGCCTCTTTTCAGTTCCGCAGTGATAATAACCGGCTTGCCGTCAATGGTTACACGCGAACCCTTAACCTCGACCTTATCGTTTTTTGAAAGATCAATATCCTGATTGTCGATGTACCACGCCGGCCCGAGATGAACGGAGATCTGTTCTTTGTCCGTTTTTATCATAAGGTGAATACCGTTTGACATTCCTTTCAAAGGCGTGATGGTATCAATTTCCATGATTGTTCCGCTTAGCGTTTCCACGGTCTTAGTATCGTACAGCCTGTGATAATTTCCTTTATGTCCCCAGCCGCCGCTGCCTCGGAATTTCCACCAACCCTGTGAATAAACGGATGAAGATAAAACTGTCAATAACAAAAACGCTGAAATTGAAAAAAACAAACTTGATTTCATGACATCCTCCAATTAAAAGTGATAAGTTTATTATATAACCATATTAGTATATAGTCACTAAAGAAAACATAAGAAAATGGTTTTTATTCCTCTATTTCTTTTCTTTGCTCCCATTCGACGTAATCCAAGAACATTTGCGCATGTTCTTTATGGATTCGCAAATGATCTTCTTTCATTTCCTTATGATACTTTTGCATGCGAGCATGGTCAGATAGAATGGTCTTATCGTCCATACCAAGTATTAGATGGCGATTCTCTAACTGTATATGGGCTTTGGCGATATGAGCATGCTTTTCGCGTATTGCAACATGGCCCTTTTCAATTTCCTGATGTATATCCATCATGGATAAAAAATACTTATCCTGGCTTACATTAACAAGCTTCGAGTAAACATCGACGGCTTTCTCTTGTTCATGGTTTAGGGAGTCATCCATAACAATCATTCTGGCGCACTCCGCCCTCAAGTGTTCATGCTCTTCCCAAAACTTACGTTTGTCCACTCCGGAACACGATGATATGGCAAAAATTAATAAGATGGCAATCAACAGAGTTTTCATGGTATTGCCCTTTTTCTTTTTATTTTTTTATATTCCAATATTTGACATGTCAAAAATATTTTATTCGCCACGTTCATCAAGCCTACACGCCAATCTCTACACATCTTTGTGAACTGCAAATATCACGCCCAACGCTAATTAATTGTATTTTGTGCATTATTTCACATGGTCAACGAGAATTGACGGGTTTATCGTCGACGAGATTATAGCCATACTTAACCATTTCTTGTTTGAATCTTAAAGATCAACAGATCTTCCCCATACAATGACCACTTGTGATTTCTAATAAAAGAGCTATTTTTACTTCAATCAGAAAAATTAGATATAAAAATAAACAAAAAAATAAGGCCATTCATGGCGGATAACACAATAATCTTCTCAATGGTTGGCGTCGGCAAGATCCACAAACCAAACAAACAGGTTCTCAAAGACATTTATTTATATTTTTGTTCAAACAAAGATCCTATTGTTTGTTTAAACGTTGAGTGTCTTTAGGTTACGTCAAGCGTTACATATATATTACTTTTACAATAACCTTCAAGTCTTTATCCAGATCAAATGCCGCATTATCAAATGAGGGTCGGTTAGTTAATCCAATGGACTGGTAATTTGAAAAACCAATTCCCTCCAGGGGTAACATTAAACCCTTTTTTATTCTGCCATCATTGTTTTCATCGTGTAATACATTAACAGCATATTTACCCTGAGGTAAGTTTTCAAACATTACAGAGGATGTGCCGTTCATAATTCTTCCTGTAAGAATTTTAAAATATTTTTTATAGTTTTCATCAGGAAACGCATCTTCTCTGTTATAAAGTGCAAAGACGACAACGCCGTTGGAATTCCGAAGTCCCTTAACCTCTACGGTTAACGAAAAACCGGTTACCTCAGTCTGCTCTTTGAATGAAGAGGATGAAATCAATAAAATCAAGCCAATCCATAGCAGGCGAAAATGTTTAGTTATCTTTTTCATTTGATTGATGATTTACATAAGTTGTTCAATACGCCTCTCATTTTTACAGAAACATTATTTATCTAAGTCAAAAACTCAGTTGTGCGAATAACCTTAAAGCAGAATTAGCCGTTTTGGTATCAGGGAAGGCAGCGTAGTTGCCAAATCGTTCATAGAGCAGAAAATCCATTCCAATATTTAGAAACGAATTAAGTTCGTATGTTGTGCCGGCCTTTAACAGTCCAACAAATTCCTCGCTTTCAGCACCGCTCAACGTGTGAATCCAATACCTTTTGTAACTGAAATGGACTCTGCCATAATTCTTGATGCGTAGACTTGAGCTGACACTAGCACTTGCCCCCGGTCCAATATTGTAATTCCTCCCAAACTCCGTTGCATACTGTGAATTCGTTGCTCCCATCAAAATTGCAGAAAGGGAGAAAGAGTTTTGCACTGTTATTGAAGCGATATCAAAATTATCAATGAACTGTCCCGAAACACTTGTTGCTGATAGTTTATAAACCGTATTGATAATGAGATCGACTTCCTTATAAACGCCGATAACATCCTTTGGGTTTCCAAACATATTGATCTTCGTATCCCATAATACGCCGCTTGCAAAAACGCCAAAGATGTAATCATTTGTATTAACACTGGCTTCTGTGTGAAAAGTGAAGTAGTCAAATGGATCTTTATGCTGCGAAACACTGAACCGGTTCCCATAGCTAAAATCAAAGGCAAAAAACGCATAGGTGTTATTCTTGGAGAGTTTTCTGCTTAAGAATACGTCGTTAACACCAAAAGATATCTGGGGGTAGAATTCCTTTTGCTTGAACGATTTTCCGTTCTTCCACGTGTCTCCTTTGATTAACCGATTGAGCCCATGCATCGGGTTTATTACGAATGCGCCGGATTCTCTGAATAGTCGTTCAAATCCGTTAGTACTTTCGTCGAGGATCAAGTTTGACACTCTGAAGGATATCTCACCCAGAAGAATTCCCGTAACAGGTGTATTCACGATATCATTGTACGATGGCGGTACAGATTCCATAAAATATTCCCACATCAAACTTCCTCCAAGTGCGTAAGGTGCCGACTCCCAAAATCCTAAACCGTTTGCCCGTGCAGCACTAAAATACATGCCGCCATGATAAGGATGTGCGAATTGATTACCAATGTATCCATCGGGGTCCCACTTAAAACCCGTCTGGAAATTTCGCTTAACTGAATTCAAGTTTATATTCGGCCAGTTACGATTCGTGAAGAACTTACTATAACTCCACACACCAATGTTTAATCCGGCCACTTCAACGGCCGGCAACCAATAGTTTTTTGGATTTACAATTTCCATAGATGGACTCAAATTCTGCAAAGGCACTTCGCGGTCTTGAGCATAAGAAGACCAGGAAGTAAAAATAGCAATGATTTGCAAAAGCATCACGACTTTATTTTTTTTCAAACGCTTCACATTATATTATAAATAAAAACAAACAAACTAACCAAAAAGTTTTACCGTTTGGTTAAGTTCAATATAGAACTTAAACTTTCGTTAGTCAAGAAAATTCCTTTAGAGCTTGCGATTTCTAATAAAATGAGTTAATTTTAGATCACTAAAAAAACAAACAGTTAATATAAACAAATAATTAAGGAACTCATGGCTGATAACAAAATAATTTTCTCAATGGTTGGCGTAGGCAAGATTCACAAACCTAACAAACAGGTTCTTAAAGACATCTATTTATCTTTCTTCTACGGAGCAAAAATAGGAGTCCTTGGACTAAATGGAGCTGGAAAGAGTACGCTTCTGAAGATAGTTGCCGGTGTAGAGAAAGACTATTTAGGTGAAATCACATCTCAAAAAGGGATCACATTTGGCTATTTGCCGCAAGAACCGGAGCTTGATCCAAAGAAAACCGTAAAACAAATCGTGGAAGAAGGTGTACAGGAAACGGTTAATCTGTTAAAAGACTATGAAGCAGTTGCCATGCAGATGTCTGAACCGGATGCAGATTTTGAGGCACTTTTGGAAAAACAGGGAAAACTTCAGGAAGAAATCGAACACAAGAACGCATGGGGCCTGGACAGCAAACTCGATATGGCAATGGATGCCCTTCGTTGTCCGGATGGCGATGCGTTTATCGGTATACTGTCCGGAGGAGAAAAACGACGAGTGGCCTTGTGCCGTCTCTTACTTCAGGAACCCGATGTTTTGCTACTGGACGAGCCGACCAATCATCTCGATGCAGAGTCCGTTTTCTG
It encodes:
- a CDS encoding HPr-rel-A system PqqD family peptide chaperone, with the protein product MMILKKNVAISESGFVFDPTTGDSFSLNPVGQEILELIKQGKNQNEITGLIISKYDVDQNSFERYFIDFLSTLKQMQLVEEHE
- a CDS encoding DNA-binding protein → MKSSLFFSISAFLLLTVLSSSVYSQGWWKFRGSGGWGHKGNYHRLYDTKTVETLSGTIMEIDTITPLKGMSNGIHLMIKTDKEQISVHLGPAWYIDNQDIDLSKNDKVEVKGSRVTIDGKPVIITAELKRGDDTLKLRDDNGFPAWSGWRRR
- a CDS encoding DUF2141 domain-containing protein; protein product: MKKITKHFRLLWIGLILLISSSSFKEQTEVTGFSLTVEVKGLRNSNGVVVFALYNREDAFPDENYKKYFKILTGRIMNGTSSVMFENLPQGKYAVNVLHDENNDGRIKKGLMLPLEGIGFSNYQSIGLTNRPSFDNAAFDLDKDLKVIVKVIYM
- a CDS encoding DUF3943 domain-containing protein; its protein translation is MKKNKVVMLLQIIAIFTSWSSYAQDREVPLQNLSPSMEIVNPKNYWLPAVEVAGLNIGVWSYSKFFTNRNWPNINLNSVKRNFQTGFKWDPDGYIGNQFAHPYHGGMYFSAARANGLGFWESAPYALGGSLMWEYFMESVPPSYNDIVNTPVTGILLGEISFRVSNLILDESTNGFERLFRESGAFVINPMHGLNRLIKGDTWKNGKSFKQKEFYPQISFGVNDVFLSRKLSKNNTYAFFAFDFSYGNRFSVSQHKDPFDYFTFHTEASVNTNDYIFGVFASGVLWDTKINMFGNPKDVIGVYKEVDLIINTVYKLSATSVSGQFIDNFDIASITVQNSFSLSAILMGATNSQYATEFGRNYNIGPGASASVSSSLRIKNYGRVHFSYKRYWIHTLSGAESEEFVGLLKAGTTYELNSFLNIGMDFLLYERFGNYAAFPDTKTANSALRLFAQLSF